Proteins encoded within one genomic window of Bombus terrestris chromosome 11, iyBomTerr1.2, whole genome shotgun sequence:
- the LOC110119724 gene encoding SWI/SNF chromatin-remodeling complex subunit SNF5, with translation MAGKLIVLLSVVVLSKGAVIPAVPAVPAPVVAAKLEELDAAPQYSFAYDVQDAVTGDSKAQYETRNGDLVQGSYSLIEADGTRRIVEYTADPINGFNAVVSREPATAVAAIAAPLVPYAPSIAPSAAVAPVLPAAPAPAPAIPSSGPDSDVEVVEARSGPLVTAGATSRDEQLRQQQEQQLQQLKELERQQQQQQQQQLQQLQQLQQQSRLQLQQQIQQRQQQRIQKEQGSEQEQEQQQQHPQQRQQPQQQQPQGAPVKALATPVQLAAQAPQAGRLVSLPAARTVTSYATYPNAYAYTAAYSSPLAYAAPIGGLTYAPATALL, from the exons ATGGCTGGAAAG CTCATCGTACTCTTAAGCGTGGTGGTTCTCTCCAAGGGAGCGGTGATCCCAGCGGTCCCAGCGGTGCCGGCACCCGTGGTAGCAGCGAAGCTCGAGGAACTAGACGCAGCGCCTCAATATAGTTTCGCGTACGACGTTCAAGATGCGGTGACCGGGGATTCCAAGGCCCAATACGAAACCAGAAACGGTGACTTGGTGCAGGGTAGCTACAGTTTGATCGAGGCAGACGGTACTCGACGCATCGTCGAGTATACGGCGGATCCGATAAACGGTTTTAACGCGGTGGTCAGCCGGGAACCAGCGACGGCTGTGGCCGCCATTGCCGCTCCACTGGTGCCGTATGCACCTTCCATCGCACCTTCCGCGGCAGTTGCACCTGTTTTGCCCGCAGCACCTGCACCAGCGCCAGCGATTCCATCCAGCGGTCCGGATTCCGATGTCGAGGTCGTCGAGGCTAGGTCCGGTCCTTTGGTCACAGCCGGAGCAACCTCTCGCGATGAACAGCTTCGACAACAACAGGAACAGCAGCTGCAACAGCTGAAAGAACTCGAAagacagcaacagcaacagcaacagcaacaattGCAACAGTTGCAACAGCTTCAGCAGCAATCCAGACTGCAACTGCAACAGCAGATCCAACAACGCCAACAGCAAAGGATACAGAAGGAACAGGGAAGCGAGCAAGAACAggaacagcaacagcaacatcCACAGCAAAGACAACAACCCCAACAACAACAACCGCAAGGGGCACCCGTGAAAGCTCTTGCTACACCAGTACAGTTGGCAGCACAAGCTCCTCAAGCTGGTAGATTGGTCAGCCTGCCTGCGGCCAGAACTGTTACCAGCTACGCGACTTATCCTAATGCTTACGCATATACAGCCGCCTACTCGTCGCCATTAGCTTATGCCGCTCCTATCGGTGGTCTCACCTATGCTCCCGCCACCGCGCTCCTgtaa
- the LOC125384600 gene encoding larval cuticle protein A2B-like — MAFKQVVIVLAVAIFTTCKGAAVPLPAVPLAKLAPVNPAFNYDPHPQYTYAYDVQDSLTGDSKTQQETRNGDIVSGSYSFIEADGTRRIVEYTADPVNGFNAVVHREPVAVIKPALKVAPVAFHP, encoded by the exons ATGGCTTTCAAG CAAGTAGTTATCGTACTGGCGGTCGCTATATTTACTACATGCAAGGGAGCTGCAGTTCCTTTACCAGCAGTACCGTTAGCTAAACTTGCACCAGTGAATCCAGCATTTAATTACGATCCTCATCCACAATACACTTACGCTTATGACGTCCAGGACAGTTTAACAGGAGATTCGAAAACTCAGCAAGAAACTAGAAATGGCGACATAGTCAGTGGTAGTTACAGTTTCATCGAAGCTGATGGCACCAGGAGGATTGTCGAGTACACGGCGGATCCTGTGAATGGATTCAACGCGGTTGTTCACAGAGAACCTGTGGCTGTCATTAAACCTGCCCTGAAGGTCGCTCCAGTGGCTTTTCATCCTTAG
- the LOC100647905 gene encoding uncharacterized protein LOC100647905, which yields MSTLGMYELTHPELLSESDLKEILENRCIDFSDYKNLSRFELIELYKRVALPLPQRQSESTQNSDIRQHNETMHCVNESHRNPVSLNGTSTRKTDINETAKEIFCIRPKSSANELKQTSNKIRLYNSNTFKKCNGIEKRNNDGKHDEAPSKKRQKITWP from the exons atgtcgACGTTAGGAATGTACGAATTAACTCATCCTGAATTATTGTCAGAATCAGATCTTAaggaaattttagaaaat AGATGTATTGACTTCAgtgactataaaaatttatccaGATTTGAATTAATAGAACTATATAAACGGGTGGCTTTGCCATTACCTCAAAGACAATCTGAGAGCACTCAAAATTCAGATATAAGACAACATAATGAAACAATGCACTGTGTTAATGAATCACACAGAAATCCTGTTTCATT gAATGGTACAAGTACTAGGAAAACAGATATAAATGAAACGGCAAAAGAGATTTTCTGTATAAGACCAAAATCCTCTGCAAATGAACTTAAACAAACATCTAATAAAATACGTTTATATAattcaaatacttttaaaaaatgCAATGGTATTGAGAAACGTAATAATGATGGAAAACATGAT gaAGCTCCATCAAAGAAGAGACAAAAGATTACATGGCCAtga
- the LOC100647307 gene encoding blood vessel epicardial substance isoform X2, producing the protein MWICFNPVGSREGWRASILFFIFLYWTSFGTDGSLTNAAAFNVPHNTVTSEVSLPVSTHHEDDECRNVTTDNRATTGLSVVSQGSGSPHSPIVPPTFLYGVLTCQPYQGISVNHIYFQLANAFFLLSHLAPSGIHGVLYLRCTLLVGCAFLALWGWTIACWLDAALWNALFVAINFVHVCTLLYKLRPIKFSREVEEVYIAVFQPLRVSRHQFRKVLNCMKVIRQLKYQEVYAQEKVTKVDSLSLVLSGKLVVSQNGRALHIVFPHQFLDSPEWFGVSTDEYFQVSITAMEESRILLWHRDKLKLSIISDQFLQAVFDHILGRDVVKKLMQVSETMAASSHQQQNGQVIGLSGIGALENDPDTKLFVVKKTGDSQGITALISRQLQAGDPNAWRLGRIEETDHETPV; encoded by the exons ATGTGGATCTGTTTTAATCCTGTAGGAAGCCGAGAAGGCTGGCGTGCTTCtatcttattttttatatttctgtattGGACATCTTTTGGTACCGATGGCAGTTTAACAAATGCAGCTGCATTTAATGTCCCCCATAATACTGTTACATCGGAAGTATCACTACCAGTTTCAACACACCATGAAGATGACGAATGTAGGAATGTGACCACTGATAATAGAGCTA CTACTGGTCTATCAGTGGTCAGTCAAGGATCTGGTTCTCCTCATTCGCCGATAGTGCCTCCAACCTTTCTGTACGGAGTTCTTACCTGCCAACCGTATCAAGGAATTTCTGTGAACCACATCTACTTTCAACTAGCAAATGCCTTCTTTCTATTGTCACATCTTGCACCAAGTGGCATACATGGCGTACTTTATTTAAGGTGCACTCTGCTCGTGGGCTGTGCCTTTCTTGCTTTGTGGGGCTGGACAATAGCTTGTTGGCTGGATGCTGCTCTCTGGAATGCTCTATTTGTTGCCATCAACTTCGTCCATGTATGCACGCTTCTTTACAAGCTCAGGCCTATCAAGTTTTCAAGGGAAGTTGAAGAG GTATATATTGCAGTGTTCCAGCCATTAAGAGTATCACGTCATCAGTTCAGAAAAGTGTTAAATTGTATGAAGGTTATTCGACAGTTGAAATATCAAGAAGTTTATGCCCAAGAAAAAGTAACCAAAGTTGATTCTTTATCTTTGGTACTTTCTGGGAA GTTAGTAGTTTCACAAAATGGCAGAGCATTGCACATTGTCTTCCCACATCAGTTCCTGGATTCTCCAGAATGGTTTGGTGTTTCTACAGACGAATACTTTCAG GTATCAATAACAGCTATGGAAGAATCGAGGATATTACTATGGCATAGAGACAAGTTAAAATTAAGCATAATTAGTGATCAATTTCTGCAGGCAGTGTTTGATCACATTTTGGGAAGGGATGTAGTTAAAAAATTGATGCAG GTTAGCGAAACGATGGCCGCTAGCAGTCATCAACAGCAAAATGGACAAGTAATTGGTTTAAGTGGTATTGGAGCCTTAGAAAACGATCCTGACACCAAACTCTTCGTTGTGAAAAAGACTGGTGATAGTCAAGGTATTACTGCTCTCATCAGCCGTCAACTTCAAG CAGGAGATCCAAATGCATGGAGATTGGGAAGAATTGAAGAGACTGATCATGAAACGCCTGTTTAA
- the LOC100647307 gene encoding blood vessel epicardial substance isoform X1, with the protein MWICFNPVGSREGWRASILFFIFLYWTSFGTDGSLTNAAAFNVPHNTVTSEVSLPVSTHHEDDECRNVTTDNRATTGLSVVSQGSGSPHSPIVPPTFLYGVLTCQPYQGISVNHIYFQLANAFFLLSHLAPSGIHGVLYLRCTLLVGCAFLALWGWTIACWLDAALWNALFVAINFVHVCTLLYKLRPIKFSREVEEVYIAVFQPLRVSRHQFRKVLNCMKVIRQLKYQEVYAQEKVTKVDSLSLVLSGKLVVSQNGRALHIVFPHQFLDSPEWFGVSTDEYFQVSITAMEESRILLWHRDKLKLSIISDQFLQAVFDHILGRDVVKKLMQVSETMAASSHQQQNGQVIGLSGIGALENDPDTKLFVVKKTGDSQGITALISRQLQAAGDPNAWRLGRIEETDHETPV; encoded by the exons ATGTGGATCTGTTTTAATCCTGTAGGAAGCCGAGAAGGCTGGCGTGCTTCtatcttattttttatatttctgtattGGACATCTTTTGGTACCGATGGCAGTTTAACAAATGCAGCTGCATTTAATGTCCCCCATAATACTGTTACATCGGAAGTATCACTACCAGTTTCAACACACCATGAAGATGACGAATGTAGGAATGTGACCACTGATAATAGAGCTA CTACTGGTCTATCAGTGGTCAGTCAAGGATCTGGTTCTCCTCATTCGCCGATAGTGCCTCCAACCTTTCTGTACGGAGTTCTTACCTGCCAACCGTATCAAGGAATTTCTGTGAACCACATCTACTTTCAACTAGCAAATGCCTTCTTTCTATTGTCACATCTTGCACCAAGTGGCATACATGGCGTACTTTATTTAAGGTGCACTCTGCTCGTGGGCTGTGCCTTTCTTGCTTTGTGGGGCTGGACAATAGCTTGTTGGCTGGATGCTGCTCTCTGGAATGCTCTATTTGTTGCCATCAACTTCGTCCATGTATGCACGCTTCTTTACAAGCTCAGGCCTATCAAGTTTTCAAGGGAAGTTGAAGAG GTATATATTGCAGTGTTCCAGCCATTAAGAGTATCACGTCATCAGTTCAGAAAAGTGTTAAATTGTATGAAGGTTATTCGACAGTTGAAATATCAAGAAGTTTATGCCCAAGAAAAAGTAACCAAAGTTGATTCTTTATCTTTGGTACTTTCTGGGAA GTTAGTAGTTTCACAAAATGGCAGAGCATTGCACATTGTCTTCCCACATCAGTTCCTGGATTCTCCAGAATGGTTTGGTGTTTCTACAGACGAATACTTTCAG GTATCAATAACAGCTATGGAAGAATCGAGGATATTACTATGGCATAGAGACAAGTTAAAATTAAGCATAATTAGTGATCAATTTCTGCAGGCAGTGTTTGATCACATTTTGGGAAGGGATGTAGTTAAAAAATTGATGCAG GTTAGCGAAACGATGGCCGCTAGCAGTCATCAACAGCAAAATGGACAAGTAATTGGTTTAAGTGGTATTGGAGCCTTAGAAAACGATCCTGACACCAAACTCTTCGTTGTGAAAAAGACTGGTGATAGTCAAGGTATTACTGCTCTCATCAGCCGTCAACTTCAAG CAGCAGGAGATCCAAATGCATGGAGATTGGGAAGAATTGAAGAGACTGATCATGAAACGCCTGTTTAA
- the LOC100647586 gene encoding centrosomal protein 20 isoform X1: MATEKDLINAVRESLKADGELGRIKAEMRTEVIKLLDNSNKGNKTKLPKPPLDIVFLNELIREYLDWMGYKYSSTVFISECDLSKQPLDRFLLLQSLGLKESENSTKLPLLCSIVETFKNLKNT; the protein is encoded by the exons atggcAACGGAGAAGGATTTGATTAATG CAGTCAGAGAATCACTTAAAGCTGATGGGGAACTTGGTCGTATAAAAGCTGAAATGCGTACAGAAGTCATAAAGTTGTTAGATAATtcaaataaaggaaataaaacaaAGCTTCCAAAGCCACCTTTAGACATTGTATTTTTGAATGAACTTATTCGAGAATATTTAGATTGGATGGGATATAAGTACAGCTCTACTGTATTTATTTCAG AATGCGACTTGTCAAAGCAACCTCTTGATAGATTTTTGCTTTTGCAAAGTTTGGGGCTGAAAGAAAGTGAGAATAGTACAAAATTACCATTGCTGTGTAGTATTGTAGAAACattcaagaatttaaaaaatacatga
- the LOC100647586 gene encoding centrosomal protein 20 isoform X2: MATEKDLINAVRESLKADGELGRIKAEMRTEVIKLLDNSNKGNKTKLPKPPLDIVFLNELIREYLDWMGYKYSSTVFISECDLSKQPLDRFLLLQSLGLKERGATSSNLL, translated from the exons atggcAACGGAGAAGGATTTGATTAATG CAGTCAGAGAATCACTTAAAGCTGATGGGGAACTTGGTCGTATAAAAGCTGAAATGCGTACAGAAGTCATAAAGTTGTTAGATAATtcaaataaaggaaataaaacaaAGCTTCCAAAGCCACCTTTAGACATTGTATTTTTGAATGAACTTATTCGAGAATATTTAGATTGGATGGGATATAAGTACAGCTCTACTGTATTTATTTCAG AATGCGACTTGTCAAAGCAACCTCTTGATAGATTTTTGCTTTTGCAAAGTTTGGGGCTGAAAGAAA GAGGTGCAACATCGTCAAATCTTTTGTGA